A stretch of Phragmites australis chromosome 12, lpPhrAust1.1, whole genome shotgun sequence DNA encodes these proteins:
- the LOC133886684 gene encoding alcohol dehydrogenase 1, translated as MATAGQVIKCKAAVAWEAGKPLSMEEVDVAPPQAMEVRIKILFTSLCHTDVYFWEAKGQTPVFPRIFGHEAGGIVESVGEGVTDVAPGDHVLPVFTGECKECAHCKSAESNMCDLLRINTDRGVMIGDGKSRFSINGKPIYHFVGTSTFSEYTVMHVGCVAKINPEAPLDKVCVLSCGISTGLGASINVAKPPKGSTVAIFGLGAVGLAAAEGARIAGASRIIGIDLNANRFEEARKFGCTEFVNPKDHNKPVQEVLAEMTNGGVDRSVECTGNINAMIQAFECVHDGWGVAVLVGVPHKDAEFKTHPMNFLNERTLKGTFFGNFKPRTDLPNVVELYMKKELELEKFITHTVPFAEINKAFDLMAKGEGIRCIIRMEN; from the exons ATGGCGACCGCAGGGCAGGTGATCAAGTGCAAAG CGGCGGTGGCATGGGAGGCCGGGAAGCCGCTTTcgatggaggaggtggacgtGGCGCCGCCGCAGGCCATGGAGGTGCGCATCAAGATCCTCTTCACCTCCCTCTGCCACACCGACGTCTACTTCTGGGAGGCCAAG GGCCAGACTCCCGTGTTCCCCCGGATCTTCGGTCATGAAGCTGGAGG CATTGTGGAGAGTGTTGGAGAGGGTGTGACTGACGTTGCCCCTGGTGACCATGTCCTCCCTGTGTTCACTGGGGAGTGCAAGGAATGCGCCCACTGCAAGTCAGCAGAGAGCAACATGTGTGATCTGCTCAGGATCAACACAGATCGGGGTGTGATGATTGGCGATGGAAAGTCACGGTTCTCAATCAATGGGAAGCCTATCTACCATTTCGTTGGAACATCCACCTTCAGCGAGTATACCGTCATGCATGTTGGTTGTGTTGCAAAGATCAACCCTGAGGCGCCCCTTGATAAAGTCTGTGTTCTTAGCTGTGGTATTTCTACTG GTCTGGGTGCATCAATCAATGTTGcaaaaccaccaaagggttCAACAGTGGCTATATTCGGTCTGGGGGCTGTAGGCCTAGCT GCTGCCGAAGGTGCAAGGATTGCAGGAGCGTCAAGGATCATTGGTATTGACCTGAATGCCAACAGATTTGAAGAAG CTAGGAAATTTGGTTGTACTGAATTTGTGAACCCGAAAGACCACAACAAACCAGTTCAGGAG GTACTTGCTGAGATGACCAATGGAGGGGTTGACCGCAGTGTTGAATGCACTGGCAACATCAATGCTATGATCCAAGCATTCGAATGTGTTCATGAT GGCTGGGGTGTTGCTGTGCTGGTGGGTGTGCCGCACAAGGATGCCGAGTTCAAGACCCACCCAATGAACTTTTTGAACGAGAGGACTCTGAAGGGGACCTTCTTCGGCAACTTCAAACCACGCACGGATCTGCCCAATGTGGTGGAGCTGTACATGAAGAAG gagctggagctggagaaGTTCATCACGCACACGGTGCCGTTCGCGGAGATCAACAAGGCCTTCGACCTGATGGCGAAGGGGGAGGGCATCCGCTGCATCATTCGCATGGAGAACTAG